The stretch of DNA CCCGAGTTAGCCGCCTGCACGGCGTCCATACTCAGGGTGCGGATGGCGTTGATGGCGGCTTGCGTGATGTCGGCAGTGGTGGCGGGCATCGGCGGGCTGGTGGAGGCGTTAAGGGGCGGTGTCAAAACGGTCGACAGAGGCCCGCAGTGTACGAACTGCGCAGCGGACCGGTCAACGACGCGCAAACGCAAGACCGGTTCCGAATTGCGTAAAAAGGCTCGCAATCGGGTCGTCGGCGAGCCCCCGATGTTAATCGGGGGAGTGCGCCGGTGCTCGCTTCACTCCCCCAACTAACGTTGGGGGCTCGCCGGATTTCCTGCAAGTGAATCCGACCGCACTCCTTCGCCGGCTTCTGCTAGAACTATCGTTATCAATCCCTCCGCCGCGAGGGACATTCCAACCATGGCCGACGATAACGCCGTACTCTCCGCCGAATGGCTCGCTGAGGTCGCGCGTCGCTCCGCGGACCTTGACGCCGGTGTGGTGATTACGGTGGCTTGGGAGACGGTGCGGGAAAACACCCTTCGTCGCGCGGGCCTTGCGGACGCCGACGGGGCGTCTTACCAAGGCGCCGACGGAGATCGTTGAATTGTTGCTCTTGTCCACGCATCGCGGCGACCCGGATACTGAGGTAAACCGTTGAGTTTGCCTAACCCCTTTCGGCTATTCCGCGTTCGCATGCCCTACGCCCGTCTCTGCTTTCTCATCCCGCTTGCGGTCGCCGTCGCCTGCTTCGCGGCTCTCGGCGTGACGGCGCTATTGGGCTGGCCGGGCGAGCACGGCGTCAGCGCGCTGCAGTTTTGCGAAGCGATTCAGAACGGCTTTGTCGCTCAACCCGCCAACACGTTCTCGAATCTCGGCTTCCTCGCCATCGGACTGGGCATCGGCTGGCAGGCGTCGCGCGACGTAGCCGCGCGCAAGGCGGCGACGTGGTCGAACCGGATGGTGACAACCGTCTTCTACCCATCGACCTCCGCGTCTTGCTCGATCCTCATCGGCGCGGGCAGCACGTCGCTGCACGCCTCGACGACGCGCTGGGGCGCCGAGCTTGACCTCCTGTCGATGCACCTCTGGGGCGCCTGGATGATCGCCTACGCGACGACGCGACTGCTGCGGCTGGGCGACCGCCACTTCGTGCAGCTCTGGATGGCGCAAGCGGCGGCGATCGCGGCAAGGCTGGCGTTTGGCGAGCCCTACACCATCAAGGGCAGCACGCTCTTTGGAGCGATGGTCGCCACCGCGGTAGGAATCGAACTGATCGGCGCCTGGCGCAACCGCCGACGGCAGAAGACCGACCTACGCTACCTCGGCTGGGGAGCGGTCACGTTCCTCACGGCGTACGCCTGCTTCCTCACCAGCGGCACCGACGGCCCGTGGTGCGACCCCTACTCGCTATGGCAAGGCCACGCGGTGTGGCACCTCCTCTGCGCGGGCGCGACGGCGTTCGTGTATCTCTACGCGCGATCTGAGCGTTTATTGGCGCAGCCTCTTGAAACGTAGGGTCCGCTGTGCGGACCGTGGAAAGCGGCATGCTGCGCACCCCGGCTCGCATCGTGCTGATCTCATCGAGTTCTTCGGCGCGATTCTGACGGGGCATGTCAGTGGGCGCTGGACCGCCTACCCCCAACCACGGTCCGCTACCAGCGGACCCTACGCGCCTAGTCAATTCGACGCAGCGATTTCGCGATCGCATCGGCGTACGATGATCGATGAAGTCCAACAAGACGCGGCCCCCAGGAGGGACCCACTACTCTCGTCGTTAGGAGCGTCACCATGTACGCCGCTGCCCCCGCTCACTCAACTGAACTCGTCACCCGTCGTGTCGCCCAATGGGGAAGCCTCGCCGCCGCCCTGCTGTTCGGACTCGCTTACACGATGGAGCGTGACCACGACATCTTCGGCACGTACTACTTGGCGACCTACACAGCGCTCGTCGTCGCGACTTTCGTTGGCTACGCGATCGCCTGGAGCCCGCGCTACGAAGTGATCGGCAGCGTGGTGGCGCTCGCGGCGTCCCTGGGCGCGTACTTCATCGCCCCGCCGTTCGACATGCCGCTGCCCAACCCCGCGTTCTTGCTAGTCGGCCTGCCCGCGCTGCTGCACCTGCTCGCCGTATGGCTGCACGGGCGTCATCAGGATCGACTGCCGTCGCCGTGACCTGAATGCTGGTTCCTCAGTTGAGTCGTCTCCGCTCTGTGCGAAGAAGAGACGCTACCCAACACGCGACGACAAGAAAGGCCGCGCTGGGTTCAGGCGCTGCGGTCGTTGCGGCGGGGCTCTGCCCCCACACGGAAAGCAACCACGTAAGTTCATCATCGCCGACGCCGGGGGCTGTCGGCTGGATTCCTGTCCAACCAGCCGGTACCGGGGGTACGGGCAGTCCCCAGTTCGAAAGTAGCAGCGTTAGGTCGCCATCACCAATAGCCCCGCTTCCGTCGAAATCGCCAGGAGTAAATTCGACAACCACTCCGGACTGGTCGAATAAGCCCCTTGTCATGACGCCCGCTTGCGCTACGAGCCCCGACGCCGAAACTCCCGAGAAGCCGAGGGGCCAGGGCTGGGTCACGCTGTACTCAAATGTCAGCAACGTGTAGGTGCCCGGCCCGTCAACGATCCCCGAGCCAAGAGCGGCAAAGGCGCGGCCCAGTTCGGGCTCGAAGGTTAACCCAAGACTGTCTCCGCCCTCAGTCGAGCCCTCAATGAAGGGGCTGTCTCCTGGGTTCGCGGTGTCGAAGATCGCCGAATTGATGGCGACGTTTGTCAGCGAGTAAGCTCCCGCATCGGTGAGTGCAATTTCAGCAGCAATCGAGCCGCTCCCCGTCACGGTGATGTCGAGCCGCCCCGTGTTTGCGCCGGTGTCCACAAGGTTGATAGACGGCAGCGCGAGCGAAGGGGCTGCCGACAATCCGAGCATCGCGACAGCTGCAAGCAGAGTACGCATTTGAGTCCGTCTCGTTCAAGAGTGCGGGTTCGATAGGCGTGGACGTCTACGTTCAGGCGCGCCGACGGGTCGCTGCGGCGAGCAGACCTAGGCCAACGAGGGCAGCAGTAGTGGGCTCAGGAAGCGGAGGGACCTGACCCTCAAAAATTTGTCCCGTTCCTCCCGCGTTGCTAAAAAAATAAATCGTTCCCCTCGCGTCGTTCGAAAACGTCAGCCGAGCGACGGGGAAATCGTCCCCCCCATTGATCACAACCCCCGGCGCCGGCGCCCAGGCGATGTTCACTCCTTGGGTGTCGAACTTTTTCGGCCCGTTCTTGCCGGCGATTTCGGTAGACCCGCCCACCACGAGAACGCTGGAAGAGGTTCCCGACGTAAAACCACCCATGGTGACAAAGCTGTCCGACGCCACCTCGGGGAAAATAGGGATCAGCGCGTCGGTGGGCGCAGTTTCCGTCCCAAATGAGGCGTTCTGATAGATCGATCCCGACGTCAACTCCACCACCATTTGCTGACCGAACAACTGTTCGTCGAAGCTGATGTACAAGTCCCAAACCGTGTAGCCAGCAGGTGTTCCCGGCACAATGGCGCTGCGCCATTGTGGAGAAGTGAGCAGCGCAGCGTTTGTCGCCGAGGTTACGAACAGCAGAGCGATTACCGCAAGCATACCGCGTCGACACATGATCGAATCCCCTATGGAAGTTAGTCAAGCCAGAGTTAGTTCAACGACGTACGACCGATTCGTACCTGATCTCTTTTGCCACAATGGAGCGCGCAGGCGAACAGCAAAAACCATGTTAACATCGCCGACGATGGTTCGGGAAAAATAGGGTCTGGGTCCGGGGGGTCAATCAGTCCGAACAGGTTGCCCTGAATGATTTGCCTACTCCAAACAACCCCTTGCCCTCCCGAGTTCGAGAAAAGGTGGACAGTCCCATTCGCGTTATCGGAGAGCGTAATTCTTGCAATCGGGAAGTCGTTGCCGCCATTGATGACCACTCCCGGCGCCGGAGCCCAAGCAATGTTGATGCCTGCGGTATCGAACTTCTTCGGACCAGCGAAACCGGCTAACTCTGTTGAGCCGCCGACAACGAGCACACTCGACGACGTATTCCGAGTGAAACCGCCGATGGTCACAAAAGTGTCGGAAGCCACCTCGGGAAAGATTGGGATGAGTGCGTCGTTGGGCGCTGTTTCTGCACCAAACGAGGCGTTCTGATAGATCGATCCCGACGTCAGCTCCACCACCATTTGTTGACCGAACAGTTGTCCAGTGAAGTCAATGGAGAGGTCGTTGACCTTATAACCAGCCGGTGTCCCCGCGACGGTAGGGAACGTGACATTCTGAGACAGTGTTGCCGCATTCCCGACTGAACTTGTGGCGATCAAGAGCAGCGTTAGACAGGAGTATCTCGTGATTTGCACTTTGACGAGGTGGTTGGCTTAAGAGGGATAGCCAAATGGCCGTCGGACAGACGCGCTTCGTTCTTCAAAGCCTCGCTCGATGACGTGGCTGGCCTACCGTTACTGCAGCGAATCCCAGACCCGCGAGCAACAACGACACCGGCTCCGGAACGTTGTAGAGACGGCCGTTGAGAATCCCGCCGCTAACAATCCTCCCAACGCCACCCGAGCTGCTGTAGAGTCGCCAGGAACCTTGGGCGGTGTTGGTTAGAGTGATCTGCGCAATCGGGAAGTGGGCGCCGCCATTGATGACAACTCCGGGCGCGGGCGCCCACGCAACGTTGAGCGCTTCGGTGTCGAACTGTTTGGGGCCACTCACTCCGAGCTCCGTCGAACCGCCGACTACGAGCATGCTTGAGGAGCCAGGAGAAGAAGCGAAGGCGCCAAGTGTCACGTACGTGTCAGCCGACAACGAAGGATTTACAGGGAAGAAGGGATCTGGAATCGGCGGCCCATCACCGGGATTGGTTGGGTCTTGGAAAATCGCTCCCTGCGTGAGCGTCACCAACAACTGTTGACCGAAGAGCTGGCCGTCGAAGTTGATCAGCATGCCATTAACGACATGCCCCGCCGGCGCCGGTATCGATCGTTCAATCAACTCCGGCTGTCCAATTAGCGCGGCATGCGTCGGAGAAACCGCGACGGTGAGCAGGATGGCCCCCAAGGTGAGTAGTTGCTTCACGATGCCTGCTCCAGAGGGGGAGTTGAGTGAAATCGATTGATAGCAAAGGCGACGACCTCGTTTTCTGCCGCAGGTTGTTACTCTCGTCGCGTTGGGCGTAAGGCTGCGGCAATCGCTCCAAAGCCGGCGAGCAACAGCGAAGCGGGCTCGGGGCAAAGGTTGAAACCGCCACCGGAGATACAGCCACTCGTGACGACGCCTGTGCCGCCCGCGTTGCCAAAGTAGTGCCACGAACCTCTGGCGTCATTGGAGAGGGTGATCTGCGCGATGGGAAAATCCCTACCGCCGTTGACGACCACGCCGGGCGCTGGAGCCCACGTGATGTTGATTCCCACGTTGTCGAACTTCTTCGGGCCGTTAACACCCAGTTCGGTTGTACCGCCAATAACGATGACGGGCCGCGATGTCACTGAATCGTATCCTCCGATCGCCACGAAGGTGTCGGCTGCTAATGATGGGAAGATAGGGAACAACGCCGGACTGGGTGGCGTCTCTGTTCCGAATACATCTTGGTAGATCGTCCCCTGCGTGAGGGTCACTACCAATTGTTGTCCGAAAAGTTGCCCGTCGAAATCGATTGACATGCCGTTAACCACATGTCCCGCCGGCGCGCCCGGGACAGACCGATGGACGAATTCGGGCGAGCCGATCAAAGCGGCGTCAGCGACACCATTCGCACACAACGCCAACAAGACGAGAATACGAGCCATACCGCCTCCAGTTAGAAAAGATGCGCGTGCCCTATACGCCGATTTTACCACAATTCACACGCCATCCCTACCAAGAATCGGCCACCTAGCCGATCGGTCGAACAGCTTAGGGAGGCAACGGCCAAGCAACGCCGACGACACTCATTCCGCGTCGCCGCCAATAGCATTGAGGTGCGGCGCAGAGGTTTCGACTCCATGCGCATGCCGCAAGGGTTTGCGCATCGCGACAGGCCTTCCGCGCTCTCTTAAGAAACAGAGGTGAAGCTAAACCGCGACGACCTCAAGCGCTTCGCCGCCGAGCCAGACGTACTCGACGTCCTCGTCGGAACGGAGCACCGCGGCGAGCAACTCGTCGGGGCGGCCCTTGGCGTTCTTCGGCAGCGGGACGCTCACGAGGTCGGCCATCGCGCCGGGGCGGATCGCGCCGACATCTTCGAGGCCCAGCGCTTCGGCGCCGCTGAGGGTGCCCATCCGCAGGACGGTCTCGGCCGGGACGGTCGGGTGCTGTGCGGCGACTTCGCGCATCTCGCTGAGCAGCGAGAGGTCGGGGCTCGACGCCCGGCTGTCGGTGCCGAGGCAGACCGGCACACCAAGCTCGAGCGCCTGTGTCAGCGGGTACGGCTTGTGCTTGAAGTGGGCGTGGGTCCGCGGGCAGTAGCACAGCGACATGGCGCCGGCCTGGCGGGCCATCATCGCCAGCTCGCTGTAGTCGAGGTAGTTGCCGTGGACCACGAGCGACTTCGGCGCCCGGGTGAGCATCCGCAGGTAGTCGAGCGGCGCTGAGCCGCGGCCGATGACCCAAGGGTCCCACATGCCACGCTCTTCGAGGATCTGCTGGAACGGTCCGCGGCCTTCGGCGAGCAGGCGCAGCTCTTCGGGCGACTCGGCTAGGTGCATCGCCACCGGCATCCGCCGCGTTGCGGCGAGCGAGACGAGTTCGCGGATCAGCGCCGGCGACGCGGTGTACGGCGCGTGCGGGCTGACACCGAGGCGGTAGCGCGGGCTCGGCTTCGGCGCCGAGCCGTTGAGGCCCATGCCGTTGTAACCGTTCGCATGGCCGTTGCTGTGGCCGTTGGCGTAGCCGTTCGAGCCGTTTAGCCCGTTGACGGACGCCGCGTGGCCGTTGCCCGAGACGTCGCTCGGCCGCGTCAGCGTGGCGAGGTCTTCCAAACGGGCGTCCGCGGCGTTGAGCGCCGACTGCGCGCGGGCCTGTGAGAAGCCGATCGACTCTTGTAGCAGGACTAGCCGCGGGCTGTAGCCGTCGGTGCGGTAGGCCTCGGTCTCGGTGCGGCAGATCTCGGCGACGGTGGTGACGCCGTAGCGGATGCTCTCTTCGAGGCCGTCCGAGATCGCCTTGCCGATCTTCTTGGCGTTGGGCCGCTTCTCGATGACTTGGCGGATCCAGTCCGGCAGCGTGATGCCGGTGCGGCCGATGGGGCGTTTCTGGCCGCTGAACTCGAGGTGGCAGTGGGCGTTGACGAAGCCGGGCATGAGGGCTACGTCGCCGAGGTCCTCGACCTCGACATCCGGCGGCGCCTGACGGCCGATGCGTTGGATGCGGTCCCCCTCGATAACGACGATCGCGTCCTCAATAGGAGGCGCCGCCACCGGGCAAACCAATCGGGCTCGCAAAGCCTGTCGTGTCATCGTATTCCTAAAGATCGCCGGCCCGTCGGGGGACTGAAAACTCACTCCCCGGACGCCGCCGTGTTGTCGCCTTATTCCCCACCGGCTGGTGGTTCGTCGCGGTGGGCCGCGTCTTGGGTGGCGGACGCATCCCGCTGGATGCCTCCGCCAAATACAGGACGGTCCCCAGGCGTCGGAGGTTCCGTCTCGACGCCTACGCCGGCGCCACAGGCTCGCTAGGGGCGTTTCCGCCGCGAAGAAGGCCTCAAGAGGCCGTGCCGAGCCGCGCTGCGACCTGCGGTTTGCCGCGGTCG from Botrimarina mediterranea encodes:
- a CDS encoding ceramidase domain-containing protein yields the protein MPYARLCFLIPLAVAVACFAALGVTALLGWPGEHGVSALQFCEAIQNGFVAQPANTFSNLGFLAIGLGIGWQASRDVAARKAATWSNRMVTTVFYPSTSASCSILIGAGSTSLHASTTRWGAELDLLSMHLWGAWMIAYATTRLLRLGDRHFVQLWMAQAAAIAARLAFGEPYTIKGSTLFGAMVATAVGIELIGAWRNRRRQKTDLRYLGWGAVTFLTAYACFLTSGTDGPWCDPYSLWQGHAVWHLLCAGATAFVYLYARSERLLAQPLET
- a CDS encoding PEP-CTERM sorting domain-containing protein, with the translated sequence MLAVIALLFVTSATNAALLTSPQWRSAIVPGTPAGYTVWDLYISFDEQLFGQQMVVELTSGSIYQNASFGTETAPTDALIPIFPEVASDSFVTMGGFTSGTSSSVLVVGGSTEIAGKNGPKKFDTQGVNIAWAPAPGVVINGGDDFPVARLTFSNDARGTIYFFSNAGGTGQIFEGQVPPLPEPTTAALVGLGLLAAATRRRA
- a CDS encoding PEP-CTERM sorting domain-containing protein; this translates as MARILVLLALCANGVADAALIGSPEFVHRSVPGAPAGHVVNGMSIDFDGQLFGQQLVVTLTQGTIYQDVFGTETPPSPALFPIFPSLAADTFVAIGGYDSVTSRPVIVIGGTTELGVNGPKKFDNVGINITWAPAPGVVVNGGRDFPIAQITLSNDARGSWHYFGNAGGTGVVTSGCISGGGFNLCPEPASLLLAGFGAIAAALRPTRRE
- a CDS encoding amidohydrolase family protein, encoding MAAPPIEDAIVVIEGDRIQRIGRQAPPDVEVEDLGDVALMPGFVNAHCHLEFSGQKRPIGRTGITLPDWIRQVIEKRPNAKKIGKAISDGLEESIRYGVTTVAEICRTETEAYRTDGYSPRLVLLQESIGFSQARAQSALNAADARLEDLATLTRPSDVSGNGHAASVNGLNGSNGYANGHSNGHANGYNGMGLNGSAPKPSPRYRLGVSPHAPYTASPALIRELVSLAATRRMPVAMHLAESPEELRLLAEGRGPFQQILEERGMWDPWVIGRGSAPLDYLRMLTRAPKSLVVHGNYLDYSELAMMARQAGAMSLCYCPRTHAHFKHKPYPLTQALELGVPVCLGTDSRASSPDLSLLSEMREVAAQHPTVPAETVLRMGTLSGAEALGLEDVGAIRPGAMADLVSVPLPKNAKGRPDELLAAVLRSDEDVEYVWLGGEALEVVAV